From the Bacteroidia bacterium genome, the window CGATGTTTGGTGATGGAAGCCAAACGCGTTCGTTTTGTTATGTAGATGATTTGGTGGAAGGTATTTATCGTTTGTTGTTGAGTGATTATGTTTATCCTGTAAACATTGGTAATCCGAGTGAAATTACAATCAAAGAATTTGGAGAAGAAATTATAAAACTCACAGGAACAAAACAAAAATTAGTCTCCAAACCTCTTCCGACTGATGATCCGAAACAGCGCAAACCAGACATTACACGCGCACAAGAAATACTTGGTTGGAATCCAAAAATAAATCGTGCGGAAGGTTTAAAAATCACTTACGAATATTTCAAATCTTTACCGAAAGAAGAATTATTCAAATCAGAGCACCGCTTTTCGTAATTCTTTTATTTATTACGTTTGAAAAAATAATTTTTTGGAGGCTCTCTGCCCTTGTTTTTTTCTACTTTTGTTTCTGAAAAAATAACGTAATGAAAATTTCATACAACTGGCTTAAAAATTATATTGATACCAATCTTCCTGCCGAAGAAGTGGCGAAAATGCTTACGGATTGTGGTTTAGAAGTAGAGTCGTCAGAAAAATTTCAATCGCTGAAAGGCGGTTTGGAAGGTTTGGTAATAGGACAAGTAAAAACAAAAGACAAGCATCCGGATGCCGATAGATTGAGCATTACAACAGTTGATATTGGCGCGGAAAATGTGTTGCATATTGTG encodes:
- the ytpR gene encoding YtpR family tRNA-binding protein, translated to MKISYNWLKNYIDTNLPAEEVAKMLTDCGLEVESSEKFQSLKGGLEGLVIGQVKTKDKHPDADRLSITTVDIGAENVLHIVCGASNVEAGQKVVVATIGAILYPTTGESFEIKKSKIRGQLSEGMICAEDEIG